The genomic interval attttcAAAGTGGTCGGCTCACTGTTCTTTTGACACTGCATGACTATCTTGGCCAGCATTCAGTCgctgctgtgttcacactgcacgatgGATCGGCAACAGaaggtttcacactgcatgactttacaataggAAGAATCACCTACCACTCAGTCTGGCATGCAAACTacgtttcacaaccaaacacccCGTGAGATGTGACAAGGTAACAATGCGATATCATGCGTGCAAGACCGGAGTTCTCACGTGAGATACCTCAAATGGCTCCTGCCAAATTTCTACAAAAATTTCTTCCATTTCCTGGGTCCAAATAGACCAGGAAGAAAGGCTTTTTCTGAAACTAAGCCATGCTTGCTGATATTGTGGTTTATAAGTCCTCCGTAAACTCCCCGTTGCTCTGTTTCTTGGTCTCTCATTGGCTTATGGTCATTGCTGatgtagttttcagtcagaacAGTTTTCACACAAAATGAATTTTGAATCGCCAACAgctccagatatttagcatgccaaatatctCACGGTCCTCTGCAATTCTCTCAGATTGCGTCTTTGCTCATTCACACCATGTGATTGTCACTTGTGTGAATGAGCACCGTTTGCCTGTGATTTCAGGCATTTGTCAGCGATTCCTCAAATCCTGTTGGCGAGCCAAAAACTGGGCTAAAATCATGCAGTCTAAACTCCGTTTTAGTGGATGAAACTTGTATGCAATTTTTGGGGGACCATTAGAACGTTTTGTGACCTATTTTATAAATCCACAAAGAAACTTTTAGATTACTGATTTATTTATAGTGTTAATTCCAGCATGCTTCTCTTTTggcatacgttttttttttttgcatactatTTAAAGTAGGTAAGTATTTAATTTCGGACAGTGTCAGTTGCAGCTTAAACTGTTATGCAGTTTATCATCTTGCTTTCTCTGTAAGGGTGACCGGCTGTAAGCTAGTGCTGTATATCATTTTTAGTTGTACCACAAAGTGACTGGTGGTGCAACCTTGTGCTCTGATAGATACTTAATATAACGGAGCTACTGAAATGAAACTGGAAATTCACTTGTAAAATTAGTCATCCCACACAATGGTAAGATTATGTCCTGTGCTTAAGTTATCTGAGGCCTTGCATTTGAGTGACTTAAATGGGCTTAAAAATCTAACCCTTACATGTACTGCATGACCTCATTTGGGCAGCGACCTTCTTGAAACCTTTGTCTTTCTCGACTAATTCCTCTGTCATAAGCATCATATATTGAGTTTATATAcactaaaaatatagattttttttttacacacttgaTTTAAGCATCTATCAAAAGCCAAATGTGTATTCCATGAAAAAACTTGTCTATGTAAAAGATTCTATGTAACTACAGGAAAATTGAAATAATGCATATGCAGTGGCATTGACTGAATGCACTGGTTACTGTTTTTATTCTTGCTGTTTCCAGGCTATTCTACACTCATTCTTATTCTCTAATAAAAATACACTAGAACAATTGAAATAATATACTGCAGTGTTCTGTTcagtataccccccccccccccccccccccaaaaaaaaaaaaaagcgtacaTACCAGACTAAAACCAAGTCATTTTCTGTGTTTGTATTTAATAGTGTGAGCTCTGGACCATCCCTGGGATTTGCCACTGTAATGCCCATAAGCACAGCATCTACTGGAAAGCCCTCCGTGACAAGAGTCTGATGGGATTTCTGCATGAGTTGAACTTCACCTTTGACCCACTGGATATGGATTCAGACCTACGACGTGCAGGTATATTTTCTCACTTGACTTAACTGCAGATTTATTGTTTCCTAGTCACTAGGGGTGTGAAGAGACCCTTTCAGATAAAATGGACGAgacaaaaattaacttttttttttttttttttttttttaagaaatcctcaatgatTAAATGTATAGGGGAAAAATAGTATTTCAACTGAAAACACAAAATGCTAAAAAGTTTTTTCAAtaccttgtttgttttattgtaatatttttttctattttaatacattttattcagataTAAACTTGTAAACACTACAAAAGGTTTTGCCACAAACTCAGCTTACAGGCAAGTAATTGCACAAGATTATAATtagtatacataaaaataaatcccATTAGGGCTGTCACTCTCAGTTCGAAAATCGTTTGCACAATCGATTGGACCAACccaaaaaagtttcgaaaatgaaaatggggaatcgattttaaccaaatatgtacactattaattttaaaattattaaacaattaaaaaatatagatgtaacaaaactcacaaacaagcagaaaaagaaaataaattccgaaGCGCAGTATGCCTTGCAAAAGCTAGAAAGAAAATAGTTAtctgacgttgaaaaaggaaacgtctttttttttagacatggaaaatcgattttacaatctaTTCAATGAACAATTATGTcttaaaaattgaaaatgattttttcacaaaagagaCTGCCCTACAACCCATATATCCctttaaagtggaagtgaagcagtcagtcaagtacattttttttttttttttagtaaactgatttccactttaataaaacaaaaaatatgtataataaacatgattaatgtatccatttaaaaaaaataaagcagtggttcctaAACTGGGGGGCTCTGCAAGGCTGAGGGGTAGTTTTAAGGCCCTATGTAATCCattaattgtaaattgtaaattatttttttctcagttttcgctttttttaatttttttagatattatttttttatatacattttttcaattCCTCATGAAacgtatacattttcacatcagtttGAATTTTTCTTGACtccttttataatttttatttgaaccaattcattaaaatcatgaaagAATTTTCACATCAGTTTATTAAGAAGTTACAAAGATTATATTTTTAGGGCTATATGGAATTAAAATTTCTcaccatatttatttttcactttttttattattatttaaatgcataagaaattgaatctttttttaatcttaatttttttttcttaatgtagccttacaatgttttttttttcctcagaaattttgttgtgtatttacctttttctggttatcaaatgtaGGCATAAACGAAtaatttcatttcttttaattattgaaaataagaTAAATCTTTTGGTAAAGACTAAAGAGCATGCTGGATTATTATTTGGATCGAtttttgtggcttaatatttacagataccgGTACTAGTCCATATCACGATTAGAGgtcaatgacctacttttgattaattcaaaattttccGCAATTTACTGAGTTTTTTTGcattgcggaaatcatagggTCCTACCCATGAAatgttagggtttttttttttgtcaccatattattaatattgttattgttacaaaattatgttttaacaagtttaattagttgaatgcataaaacagtttattctttttttttttcttaaagtagccttattcattttttcccctcagaaattctgtgATGTGCATTTCAATTTTtcttatcaaatgaaggcatgaAACTCCTTTAATTGTTTGGCAAACAGATGAAATAtaccattaaaattaaaacatggaataaatGTTGAGTGATTATCCAgtatggacttttattttgactggttGCCTTGAacacctttacagttctgtgtatttGATATGACTCTAGTTTTGCTCAAATCAAACGATCAAATGCTCATGAATTGACTCTTATAGTCACTAGGGGTGACCGTAAGACACATTGGATCTTGCGAGATGTCACACCCCTACTAGTCACTTTGCCAGCCTAAATCTTTGACTAATTTTTGTGTTTATCTGGCAGAAACTTCACTGCAGAAATTTGCTGGTAGCTTGGCAATGAAGTATGCAACTTTTTTGTTGGGGTTTGAGAGTCCCAACCAATCAGTGAGCTGTCGGTGCGCCTGTCACCGCAAGATTAACAGCAATGCACAGAGTCAAACCATCGGATGTAAAGGATGCTATCAACATCACTTTAAGGTCCTGGAGTATGAGTGAGTGCTCctccttttatattattttcaaaagttgCTATTGTATTTTGCTAGTTATTTAtcgtaaaattatgaaataaaccaAATCTTAAATTGGAGattgtcagttttatttaaaatatgtgtgtGGAGTTGAGGAAACTGGTTTAaggaataaatgttttaaattattatggtAGTAAGATTTTATCAAAGTATAGTCAACGTGTGTGTGCGCAATATCAAGATTTTTGATCTTTAAAATGTATCCACAATGGACTTAGAAATATCGTAGTTCTGGTGCCTCTGTCTCAGTATGCTGGACAACATGACATATTCACATCAAATGTTAACTTAGTGGTAGTGTTACATTAATAGGACACTGCACATATTTTGCagtcacaaaagtacattatttgaaTGTGCTTTAATGCCTTGCccattaaacatttcatttgcgTGCTGTTCTGAAATGCACTTTTTCTGGGTGCATACAGACTAAAAAGCCCGTCAGACAGCAAGTGATTAATAGACTGTTATTTCACATCTGATTGTGCTGATACTGTCAAAAACACAAGTTTCACATATAAACTAAGGCTGCCCTCTAATAGTCAACTAACTGCAAGTCGACTAGAAGAGGCATGGTCGACCAAAATTTTAATAGTcccagaaaataaaaattataatccacaggAAGAGGTCACGCAGTCCACGGGTCAGGTGATTAACGACTGGTCTCTGTGGTACCTCTAATCAATAGTGTTTCTTGCCATACAACACTAATTATAATTAGCAAATTTTGTAATCCTTGCATAAAAGCTGAGTGCTTGCTATactaaaatttttctttttttgattttgCAGTTACACTGTTGTGAGTCAAcatatcaaaatgtttttaaatgaagcaaAGAAAGAGAATCCAAAGGCTTGTGTTGTAATGCTGCTAGGGGCTATTAAGCTTTTCGCCAACCACACAGCTCCTGGGTAATGTATTTACGCTGTTGCACATTCTGATCCGTCTTTATGATTTAATGTAGAATTACAGCTCTTAGTGTGTTATATCTCTTTGCAGAAATATACATGCTGCTAAAACTGTATCTGCAACCGTGTCAATGCTCCTTTGGAGGTAATGATTTAAACAAAAGTTATTTTGTGAGTTTACTTGGAGTTTACGTTTTCTAAAACGTGTTTGTCTTCCAGATTTATGACAAAAGTGTGGACGCTTTTAGTTGGCTTTGATTTTTCTGGCTCTTTTATAAAGCAGCTAGAGTCTTTCTACCAGAAGCTTCATATTCCTTCAAGTTGCACATTGCCAAAAAGGTACCACCACAACagaatttccttttatttttttcatccaaaAAGGAAATTCTAATCATCATTGGCTCCCCTTATGTTGTTTCCTAGTTTAAAGTATTTGCTTGCTAATACACTATTTGTTCAGTTGTGACCTGcaattgattttttctttttttggctgcAGTCTGTGTGTGCTACCTTGGGATGATCCCTTGCTGTCTGCTGTGATGAAAGGTCAAAACATCACTGGAGTGAGGCAGGGCAAAGGTCGAAGGCATCAAGTCTTGTGTGAACCTCTGGTCGTGATTCAAGCGAGAGTCTGTAAACTTCAACAGCAAAACAAGTAATGCTTCTTCCTTAGTGTACTTTTTAatcctttgtttttcttttaaagtgcTATTTGTTTACTTGAATTATATGTTCAATAAGTTATATACGCCTGCAAAGAATCTTCATACCCAAAGCTCAGCAGTTGTTGAATTCAAATATCGGTTTCTGTGCATATTTCAAACAATTTATTATTCACTAggaataataaaaagtaatattacaATGACCAATAATAATGTAGCAGTGTTCCAGAGATTTTCCCTTGTAAACACCACAGAAAAATAGTTTGGAGATTCTGTGTGgactaattatttttttgttattttgtaagtgTCATTGCTGGAGCCCTTGGCAACTcaaacaataaaattataatcaacactttactttttatttattactaaaaTTACCCTTAAAAGTATTATCTAAATGTGTGTTAGGTACCGTGAGTTGGCTCGCTATCTCAAAGTTGTCAAAAGCATCAATAATCCCACGTGAGTTACAGCTGCATGTCATGAATATACTTTGAGTTATATactcagattattattattactatttatggTCCAATCTTTCATTGTATTTCTGTCTTTTTGGGATTTAGGCTGCAGAGAATGAAAGACTTGGTTCCCCTCTACCTGTGCAAGGTAAATTGAAATAAAGCCCTTTCCCACATTGCTTTTTACATTAATACATTGCATTTTCACAATTCTACACTCCTCTTCAGCCATTTAAAAAATAGGTTACCTAAaaatttatttactcaccctttgtgcaatccaagatgtagatgttttttttttcccattagaacttattatttatagatatttagcagtgcaaacagctgataaaaacatcacaacaatccacaagtaatccacatcagaCCAGCACATCAATGATCTTCATATTAAgtgtaaaactgtaataaaaccatttcgtctgaatcaggagagaaatatgcatagatcaaGCATTATTTACAAGGGAAGAAACAGTCCAAAGCAAACAGGATATAGACTCTTTCACTGGAGGGTGATTGTGGACttgaagtgatggtttaaagttaaaacatcttgatTGATTCTTAGAAACGTGCAGCTTTTTATTTTGCAAGACCGTTTATTAATGGATTGGAAAGGATTACTTGTagatttttattagctgtttggactcttattcttaAAGCACAGATTCAATCCATTTGTGATGTAATTGAGTTTCCTAAAATATTGTGCCAGTACAAACCCTCCTTCGCATTAaactactgtcaggatttactaaaggcACACAGTAGGAAATTAGCACTGCAAAGCTgtgaatacttttttttgcaACTCTCCATATTGAATATGCGTTTGTAGTAGTTTCATTTTTGATGCATACATTTATGGGAGAAGAGTAATTAAATGATTGATGCAACATGATTTACTAAGATTTGCGCTTGTCAATTCACTGGTATTTGTGGCATAATTTATCAAcccaaaaaagcattttttaaagcaGAAGGTAATTTGCACAGCTCTTGGTAGATGgcgctggtcattatggaaatgagatGTTATGTCTGTTTTCTTTAATGTGCACCTTGACAGTAGACAACCCACAGAATATTCCCCTCCCATCAGTGCTTTAATGGAATTACGCTCTAACGCTAATTTGCCCTGTTGAGTAAATCTGGCCCATAAatctttattactttttttttttttttttttttttttatatatatataaacatgaagtGGGTTGTGGTCCCCAGGTTAAAAACACTTGTTTAAATTATACTTAATGTTTGCATATAATCAATTAATGGACTATAATAAAGTTTATTGCATATAATAGTTAATGTAAGTTAATGAAAGTGATGGTAAAAATGCCTTTTTGAGTGTTCTATTTGTGTGTTTAGGATGGTGACTACAGTGGTGCAGTCTGCCACATGCTATCACTAATGCCTGGTGCCACATGCCTTGCTTCCCGTCTCACACCTCAACAGTTCAGAGCTTATCTCAGAATTCTCTCATCAGGCCTCGCCCCTGATGTAACACATGAATTTGATGCAGGAAACGGCCATATGATCATACCTGATCCTTTACAGAGCACTAAGTGGACACCGATCGAAGGTAGAGAATTAACAACACTCTTATCCTCTTGTCAGAAACATACACAGAATTAAAGTCTGATTCTGGCCAGAAGGTTCAAATCATATGAGCTAATCATCATTGTGTTGCTAATagtcattataaaaatgtaagaaacaCTGACAACTCATAATACAGTTTAGTAGCAGGTGTTTCCAACTGGTTTGCTGAGGAATCATGACTAATTTAGGTACAAATGTGACATTTTACCCTCTGCTAACAAATAGGTATTGATATATTTGAATCTCTTAATATTGTAGGGCTTTTATTTACAAAGTAAGAAAGCAAGAGAAACTTAAAAGGTATgccatttttgtttaatataaaccCATAGAAGGAAAAACATGGACATTTAATACAGAAATGCTGTTTCACATGAATAGAATCCAATTCATGTATTTAACTTTTTTCCTATATGGTGAGGAAAATTTAGCTGTACATCTGCACACTCATTTCTCAGATCAGTAGTGAGTGCTGGAAGAACAGGATTGAAAACACTGCTGATTTGCAGCTTGACAGTCACTGATCACGTTAATTTGagatgaatacattttttgttttaaattagtgGTGATTTTCAAATGTAATGCTTACTGTGTGATTTGTTTCTGTACTTTTATTGAAGGTTCAAATTCATTCAAGATGATGGAGGTACTGAAGTTTGCACTGAGGGTTCTGGACTGTAACAGCATTGTTTTTGCTGATGTAGGTAAAATggtatataatgttattttttgttaacttaaagctgcagtagggaacttttgacgctctagcggttaataaacagaactgcttgcgtcttgcggaagaacattgtagccggatctacttctctctgtttatgtctatgaagaatcacaaaggtactgggttactccgccgcggtacccccgaagcaatctaaaatagtccgaatataaacacttattataggtgtaccctagtgattcaggacaagctaaaaacacggtttggaaaatggattcatggtgtacttacatttttctacattttgaacacaaacaaagttacggaccgcagctctgattggttgatttcttaccgggagcggacgGTAACTGCAAATGGttataggaccactgggaggagccagaggtgcttgtttttttttttttttttttttttttttttttttttcacagattatccgtctcatattctactgtcaggacataatgacaggtttaacaaatatgtaaaaaatatatatttacaaaagttacctactgcagctttaatatttcaTGTACAAAAGCTAAGTTGACTTGAGTCACATCTGAATTCAATAATTTTACAttaccattttatttatgttgattGCTGGCCACCAACATGTTTTTTGAGTTTGTTAACTGAAACATAAATTTTTGTCAATTTGTGTATGTAGCTTTTTTTCTCTTGCATACTGAATGTCCAGCACACAGCTCAGGTCATTGTGATACATCATTAAACAGTTCACACACTTGTGACTAGAGTGTGCTGTCAGTGACTTTTCAAGGTCTGGCTTCTTTTGTAATGCATGTCTCTGTTTTTAGCCAGAAACGTGGGTGTATCTGCTCAGTGTTGTCAGTTCCAGTTTTACTACTCCAGATGGTGTTCCTATTGGTGCATTCTATGCCGAGCCTGACGTCACCTATCAAACGGTGAGAGAAATGTTTATTTAGTGTCTGTCTGGATGGGGAGAGGACTGGAAAACATCCTGAGATGTTATGATGGAGACTGATAGTAGTTTGTTTCTGCTCAGGTGACCAGAGAGGCTGCAAGTGCAATTCTTGAGGAGTTGACAACAACTTCCCGTATACAAATCCCCAAAACATTTGAGCGTGTGAGTTTTAATGAATTCAAtctttgctatttttttatttttatgaccaaTATTTATGAGGGAAAGGACAATAACCAAGGTTCATACAGTCATGAAAAACCTGGCAAAGTCATGGAATTATAAAAGATTtaggaaaaataaacaaacctGGAAAAGTCGTGGATATCTATTTCACAAATCCGTGTATGATATAATTTAATCAGGTTCTGGATTTTGGAGCAGGATTGCGCATATATCgcaaacatttatgcattttagcaTGTACAGTAGGTTAGATGCTAAACAGTTTCACTACAGTGTACAATTGTCACTTgcgccacaaaaaaaaaatatttgcacatttttaaACCATTCGGTACTTTGGCACTCCTGGGGCAGGTTTCTGTGCTCTTAGTCGCATTCAAAGGGTGCGTATAAATCTGAAACCGTTTCCAAAACTGAATTCAGGTCCTGAGTGTAACATGCAATTAACAGTATTCAGTGACGTGACATGTTCTCTGCGTGGAGTAGTGTCTGGCACAATCGCAGCTTCTACAAAATGAATAGAAAGCAAACAAGTAGAATTAATAGACATTAATTTAAGTTAACATTTGataatttgacagattttttttattcttcttgtAAAATAATGGAATATTTAGGTCATGAAAATAGTCTCAAAAGTCACGGAAAGTTTTTAGTAAAAGTGTGTAAGATCCATAAATATAAAGCAGGGTGTCTGATGCCCATAATAATTGTCTTTGTCAGGTTTCATTTTATATTACAATGTTCTCTTTAGTTATTTTGGaacaaaaattgaaaaaaatattttgtattaattaattgaacaaatacaaattttaatataaaaatacaaaataggattgttttggttcaagctgtttttatttcttgAATGTTTATTTCATATGAAAAATGTCAACATCGAGAGAATATGCCTCCATTTCAGAACATGCAAACCTtgtgtaatttttatatattcttttattaaaaaaagttatatacacGGTGTGTCTCTCATATGAACCCAAAAAACATCAAAAGGGTAACCAATgcaggtttattttttacaggctGATTTGTTCAAGTTTATAGAGTGTGTCAGTAAATCTGGCAGTGACCgtgtttatttgatttgttttgattttaatttaatttttacccatgcttttgattctgaatatgcctgaaatagtttaaataatgCTTGGTTAGATGTTATTCATAGTGTTTGGTTATTGGTGTAGCATGTAATGTTGATTTCCTCTCCTCTCACTAGGGTTATCCTGACCAGGCTAGACTGCTGTTGGCCACTCAGGCTTTGGTACTGCGTATATTCCACTCACAGCTCAAGCCCATCCTCAGCGTCATCATGGCTTTCAGGGTGCTTATTTTCTCTAGTTTTCAGTCAACATGAGCAAGTTCAAACTTTCTGTTTACAGCtagaaacaaaaataagaaattctGAAGTGTTAGTATTGTATCATCACATGTACAATTCAGTAGTCCTGGTTATGTGCAGGCTcttttgtgtaattatttataCGTTTGCCTTCAGTTCAACCTTTGGGCACTCCGTTGGTTCTTCTTCAGTCTTCTGGTGAGGCCAGATGTGCTGCACTACCTCCTTTGTGGTCTTC from Carassius auratus strain Wakin chromosome 26, ASM336829v1, whole genome shotgun sequence carries:
- the LOC113044542 gene encoding uncharacterized protein LOC113044542, giving the protein MLEIVDPDPNLATLTTFPVSSESRDPPEAPNFERAGSPTVHSTNMTEHNIPIIILSDDDDDEGDFLGTHNDSSVLIVENERNDADISKHIEELDEDLAITYSQTATVLPHARYDCTLAFCRAEQDISGPLQDNAKHCDQCFCYICDKLASMCELWTIPGICHCNAHKHSIYWKALRDKSLMGFLHELNFTFDPLDMDSDLRRAETSLQKFAGSLAMKYATFLLGFESPNQSVSCRCACHRKINSNAQSQTIGCKGCYQHHFKVLEYDYTVVSQHIKMFLNEAKKENPKACVVMLLGAIKLFANHTAPGNIHAAKTVSATVSMLLWRFMTKVWTLLVGFDFSGSFIKQLESFYQKLHIPSSCTLPKSLCVLPWDDPLLSAVMKGQNITGVRQGKGRRHQVLCEPLVVIQARVCKLQQQNKYRELARYLKVVKSINNPTLQRMKDLVPLYLCKDGDYSGAVCHMLSLMPGATCLASRLTPQQFRAYLRILSSGLAPDVTHEFDAGNGHMIIPDPLQSTKWTPIEGSNSFKMMEVLKFALRVLDCNSIVFADPETWVYLLSVVSSSFTTPDGVPIGAFYAEPDVTYQTVTREAASAILEELTTTSRIQIPKTFERGYPDQARLLLATQALVLRIFHSQLKPILSVIMAFRFNLWALRWFFFSLLVRPDVLHYLLCGLLEELSDERYQLLQRKWIESEHSLVAYFLCMYFWENSIVLDHNTYPINSLLATWNESHIPWQLSLKLYLECNVAKLTPEKRKILHLIQQRGK